The Thermodesulfovibrio sp. 3462-1 genome contains the following window.
TAAGGACAAAAGCAGAAAACCTGCTAAGACACTGGAGTGTCTCTGATGTGGAGGGAGAAATTGTTCTTGAGCCAGAATACAAAGCTCGGCTTAAGGAATATAAAGGCAGGAAACAAAATGGTTGTCATATTAGGCTTTCACAACTCTAATGCCTCTGGCCCTGAAAAACCTATTCAAAAGCTATCCTATTTGAATAAAATAAGAGGAGTTTTTAGCACCTCTTCAACTCACAGACAAAATTCAATAAGA
Protein-coding sequences here:
- a CDS encoding TrmO family methyltransferase, translated to MVVILGFHNSNASGPEKPIQKLSYLNKIRGVFSTSSTHRQNSIRLSVLKFLDVTDNIVRLRRLDLYDENPILDIKSYIKYKPEGR